The DNA window CCTGGCTTACCTGTCATGCTGACAGGACCATTCGTGGCAGTGGCGCCATTAGCACATTTCGTGCTCGTACCCCGGTTTGGTCCCATCGGAGCGGCCGCAACCACCACAGGTCTGGCATGGCTTGGGGCCGGCGCATGTATGCTGGCAGTTTGCAGGATATGGCATGTCGCGCCGTCTGCAGCAACATTGCTTCGCAGTCTCGTGGTCTGTGCAATGGCCTATACCCTTGCTGTCCTGTGGCCTTCCCCCGGAGTTCTTCTCCTTTTGAAGCTACCGGCGATCGGACTTGTCATTGTGATCGCTTTTCTGTTGCTGGGCGAGTTCAACACCAAGGAAATCGCCTTCACGCACTCAATGTTCCACCATGGACGGGGCTAGGATCAAACAAGATGGACCCAGCTGTTTCAGTTATCGTCTGCACCTTCAACCGAGCCCGAAGCATTAAGTCCACCATCAGGAGTCTACTGGCACAGGCTCTCTCCGATTCATACGAGATCATTGTTGTGGATAACGGCCCGACAAATGACACCTTTTCTGTCGTAAAAGGATTTCAACAGAAGGCCCGCACTCCTCTCTTGTATGTGCATGAGACCGAACAGGGCCTCTCGAGAGCGCGCAACCGCGGCCTTCGCTCAGCCAGAGGTGACATAGTGGCCTTCATCGATGACGATGCCCGGGCGGATCCGGCCTGGTTGGCGACGCTTACGGCAACTTTCCGCTCATCGGAAAATGTTGCTGCGGTGGGCGGCCGTATCAAACCGGCAAGGTTGGAAAAGCTGCCGTCATGGCTTCCAAGACGTCTCATTTCACACCTCAGCCTTCTTGACTATGGGAAAGACGTCATCAACCTCAGGTATCCGAACTATCCTTTTGGTACAAATATGGCCTTTCGACGTTCCGTTTTTGAAGAAGTCGGCTTGTTTGACCCATCGCTCGGTCGATCCGGAACCACGTCTTTTCAAACCGGCGAAGAAACCGATCTCTTCTCGCGCATTGAACTCGCCGGAAAGTCAGTTTACTACAACCCATCTGCGGTTGTTTACCACATTATCCATCCCCAAAGACTACGTCCGGTCTGGTTTTATCATCAGACCTACTGGATCGGCTTTTCTTCCGGCGTAATAGAAAAGAGATACAAGCCCGCCATATATGTCAAGTTGAACGTGCTGCTATCCGCGGTAATTATTGGGGCAGGTTGTTCGTGTTGGGGACTAACTCGACTCCTGAATCATCAAGTTCTGGACGTGTTTGCAAGGTGCGCAATACACAATCGTTGCGGTTACATCCGAGGAGTCTTGGATGAGTGGCTTCAAGATCACTCGGCAAGACGCGTCACGGAGCCCCGTAGACCGGCGAGGCAACAGATCTTGTGCCGGATTGCGGATCCGAATAAGATCAATAGAGGTCATAAAATGAATTAATATATCGCAGCTTTTCGTGTTCTTCCAAGGCCCGTTTTTTGTCTATCTTTTCGTATACCTTGACCAGTTTCATTCTCACCTGTCTTTGGCCGGAATTAATTGCCAGTGATTTTTCATAGGCCTCTAGCGCCCTTCTTACCTTCTTCTGACGAAGCATGATATCGCCTAACAGGTCGTACTTTTGAGCGGCAGCAAAAGAGTCCTCAGAAATTCTGTCGAGATAATAGACTGCCTTCCGGATATCTCCTTTGCCGTAATACTTGCCTGCAAGAGAAAGATTGGCAAAAGGCGAATAGTGTCCATCCGCCCGGGAAGACATCTCCCAGTATGTTATGGCTTCGTCTTTGCGCCCCATTGAATTGAGAATAATAGCATGGGTATTCTGATAGGCGGTCATATCACCTGAGCTGCGATCAGGAAGGAATTCTATGACAAAAAAGGCTGCGGCAATGCCGAGAAATACGCCAAGCCTCTTAAGGTCCCTTTTCTTAACATAACCAATGAGATCGTTTATTCCAATCACCGCGAAGGGGATCAAGATAATCAGCATTGGCAATCGAACCCGAACATTGGTAAAAAAAAGGACAAGGGTTGAAACGTAGACAAGGAATATTGCGCTTAGGGCTAGTAGTCTTCTGGAAACAAACATATTTAAGGCCATTCCGGCCATGCCAAAAGGGATAATCAACCATATGCCAGGGAACGGAATCTTGAAGAACGGCACAAACTGACTCATAAACCCTATGTGATAATGATCCCCCCTTTCAAGCCACGAGAAAAAGGCCAAGGCCTTTTTGCACTTCCTCCATACAAAGGCAACGGGTTGCTCCAAGATCGTCTTGATCACTTCACCCGTCCAGTAAGCCGAAGCTTCCCGAGAAGTTAATCTTTTCCCCACTCTCCTGCTCGCCTCGATGGTAAACTGTATGCCCTGCTCAAAGGGCGACGTTGTTGCAAAAGGGAGGGGATATGAATACTTAAGGTTGTTGCACATGAAAAGATTGAAACCGGACTGAGAGACCGTTGCCGAAGTCTCCCCAGCAACTATATAGTTCCTTATCATGAAAGGAGAGTTGGCTATGAACAAACCAATGCCATACAATACCAGCGTAGCCGCAAGTATCTTGAGGGAAAATTTGTCTTTGTAGTAGTTCCACGCAATGAGCAATGGAACAAGGGGAATGAGAACAACACAGTTCGGCCGGACATTTTGAACAAGGCCCAGGGCGATTCCGAGAACAACTGCCTTTATCATTGAGGGTCTGTTCAGGATTGCCACCAAAAAATAGACCATGGATGCAAACAGAAATACGGACAGCGATGTCTTCAAAGGCACGATACTGTAAAAAATAAACGGTTTGTAAAGACATGCGACCAGGCAGGCAAAGAGGCCGATTGTCCTGTTTGCCATCTCCTTGCCGATGAGGTAAACGAGATAACAGGTCAGTACGCC is part of the Deltaproteobacteria bacterium genome and encodes:
- a CDS encoding glycosyltransferase; this encodes MDPAVSVIVCTFNRARSIKSTIRSLLAQALSDSYEIIVVDNGPTNDTFSVVKGFQQKARTPLLYVHETEQGLSRARNRGLRSARGDIVAFIDDDARADPAWLATLTATFRSSENVAAVGGRIKPARLEKLPSWLPRRLISHLSLLDYGKDVINLRYPNYPFGTNMAFRRSVFEEVGLFDPSLGRSGTTSFQTGEETDLFSRIELAGKSVYYNPSAVVYHIIHPQRLRPVWFYHQTYWIGFSSGVIEKRYKPAIYVKLNVLLSAVIIGAGCSCWGLTRLLNHQVLDVFARCAIHNRCGYIRGVLDEWLQDHSARRVTEPRRPARQQILCRIADPNKINRGHKMN
- a CDS encoding tetratricopeptide repeat protein, producing MSKITETSGSLLDKYFYLFLSATVFLALALRITALLSLKESIYFDFLLWDERVYHTWAEKIADGTFQSSSVYEMAPLPAYLMALIYRVFSPDVLYIRIANIFFGVLTCYLVYLIGKEMANRTIGLFACLVACLYKPFIFYSIVPLKTSLSVFLFASMVYFLVAILNRPSMIKAVVLGIALGLVQNVRPNCVVLIPLVPLLIAWNYYKDKFSLKILAATLVLYGIGLFIANSPFMIRNYIVAGETSATVSQSGFNLFMCNNLKYSYPLPFATTSPFEQGIQFTIEASRRVGKRLTSREASAYWTGEVIKTILEQPVAFVWRKCKKALAFFSWLERGDHYHIGFMSQFVPFFKIPFPGIWLIIPFGMAGMALNMFVSRRLLALSAIFLVYVSTLVLFFTNVRVRLPMLIILIPFAVIGINDLIGYVKKRDLKRLGVFLGIAAAFFVIEFLPDRSSGDMTAYQNTHAIILNSMGRKDEAITYWEMSSRADGHYSPFANLSLAGKYYGKGDIRKAVYYLDRISEDSFAAAQKYDLLGDIMLRQKKVRRALEAYEKSLAINSGQRQVRMKLVKVYEKIDKKRALEEHEKLRYINSFYDLY